Proteins from a single region of Candidatus Binatia bacterium:
- a CDS encoding TlpA disulfide reductase family protein, translating to MAKRIVNAVALMALAVAGCGRGGNASSPAEASGPARVGRAAPGWSEASLPGPTLALASLHGKAIYLNFFATWCPPCNAEAPALDALQREYGTRGLQVVGVDVLENARKASLFRTEHHLSYPVVIDAGTLRDQYDVNGLPVHVFIDRGGVVRKIVVGELSPSDMRSNVERLLR from the coding sequence ATGGCTAAGCGGATCGTTAATGCGGTCGCGCTGATGGCGCTGGCCGTGGCCGGCTGCGGCCGCGGCGGAAACGCGTCGTCGCCGGCGGAGGCATCGGGTCCCGCTCGCGTCGGCCGGGCAGCGCCGGGCTGGAGCGAAGCGAGCCTTCCGGGCCCAACCCTCGCGCTTGCTTCGCTGCATGGCAAGGCGATCTACCTGAATTTCTTCGCGACGTGGTGCCCGCCGTGCAACGCCGAGGCTCCGGCGCTGGACGCGTTGCAGCGCGAGTACGGCACCCGAGGCTTGCAGGTCGTCGGCGTAGATGTCCTCGAGAATGCCCGGAAGGCGTCGCTATTTCGAACCGAGCACCACCTCAGCTACCCCGTCGTGATCGACGCGGGAACGTTGCGCGATCAATACGACGTCAACGGGCTGCCGGTGCACGTATTCATCGATCGCGGCGGAGTCGTTCGCAAAATCGTCGTCGGCGAGCTCTCGCCGTCCGACATGCGCAGCAACGTCGAGCGGCTCTTGCGGTAG
- the infB gene encoding translation initiation factor IF-2, giving the protein MAGKVRIFELAKELGLTSKELTTLFNERLGGVFEAKNQLSVVPDPIADLVRSVLLKPSEKPPAPKAAPSQPVAKPAQAAPKPTPPKAAPPPPVQRLRPVVGTGRPQQSVASVAPVAPPPVAPEPKRTRPAAEAIPQLRPVPSGQPSVAKRPAPPPTTAASASPGPQTGLPGRPGVAPRPGEAMPGQGGKGAPVPGRLIAPARAVPPQQRRPAGNGPFRPMSPSGRPAPGRPGVPGEAPAPSTGARPGDRRTHEDKAAAKKDREKELLLEKERQRKKKGETAVAAPARALETIEIPDLLTVQELATSMIVPVRDVITELIKIGTMATINQNISSDVAIQIAKRFGFNAVVKEAGEEVTVEQEEDKPEMLTPRPPVVTVLGHVDHGKTSLLDKIRQANVAGGEAGGITQKIGAYTVERNDRKITFVDTPGHEAFTAMRARGAKVTDVAILVVAADDGVMPQTKEAIAHVKAANVPIVVAINKMDRPDAQPDRVKQQLMEQGLQPVDWAGTVEMVPVSAKTGDGIDSLLDTVLLEADIRELRANKNRRASGVVIESALHRGRGAVATVLVQNGTLRVGDIVVAGGTFGKVRALIDDKGKQVKKAGPSIPVEVMGLSDVPAAGDTLSVVSDERVARETAEKRATRRRDVRISATGSQRVSLETFMAMPAEGKKVLNLIIKADGQGSLEALRARMESLSTDDVEIRVIHGGVGAISPNDVNLASASNGVLIGFNIRPDETARRLAENEGVDLRFYQVIYEIEDDLKKAMRGMLSPVEREVVLGRAEVRQVFKVSRVGTIVGCYVQSGKITRNAKARVIRDGTVVFDGEIESLRRFKDDVREVAEGFECGIQIAKFQDLKDGDVIEAYALERIAAELVRA; this is encoded by the coding sequence TTGGCCGGAAAAGTAAGGATCTTCGAGCTCGCAAAAGAGCTCGGACTCACATCGAAAGAGCTGACGACGCTGTTCAACGAGCGACTCGGCGGCGTCTTCGAAGCAAAAAATCAGCTTAGCGTCGTCCCGGATCCGATCGCGGATCTGGTCCGCAGTGTGCTGCTCAAACCAAGCGAGAAGCCGCCCGCTCCCAAGGCGGCTCCGTCGCAGCCTGTCGCCAAGCCGGCCCAAGCGGCCCCGAAGCCGACTCCACCCAAGGCGGCCCCGCCGCCTCCGGTTCAACGCCTTCGTCCGGTCGTCGGCACCGGTCGTCCCCAGCAGTCGGTCGCATCGGTCGCGCCGGTCGCACCTCCTCCCGTTGCCCCCGAGCCCAAACGCACCCGGCCTGCCGCCGAGGCGATCCCGCAGCTGCGTCCGGTGCCCTCCGGACAGCCGTCAGTCGCAAAGCGACCAGCTCCGCCGCCGACCACCGCCGCGTCGGCCTCGCCCGGTCCACAAACCGGTCTGCCGGGGCGGCCCGGCGTCGCGCCTCGTCCGGGTGAGGCGATGCCCGGCCAGGGCGGCAAAGGTGCTCCGGTCCCGGGCCGCCTAATCGCGCCCGCGCGCGCCGTACCGCCGCAGCAACGCAGGCCGGCCGGCAACGGTCCGTTTCGTCCGATGTCCCCCAGCGGCCGTCCGGCGCCGGGCCGCCCCGGCGTACCCGGAGAGGCGCCCGCGCCGTCGACGGGGGCGCGCCCAGGCGATCGCCGCACTCATGAGGACAAGGCCGCCGCGAAGAAAGATCGAGAGAAGGAGCTGCTCCTCGAAAAGGAGCGGCAACGCAAGAAGAAGGGCGAGACGGCCGTCGCTGCGCCTGCTCGCGCCCTGGAGACGATCGAGATCCCGGATCTCTTGACGGTGCAGGAGCTCGCGACGTCGATGATCGTCCCGGTGCGAGACGTCATCACCGAGCTGATCAAGATCGGGACGATGGCAACGATCAACCAGAATATTTCGAGCGACGTCGCCATTCAGATCGCGAAGCGCTTCGGTTTCAATGCCGTCGTCAAGGAAGCCGGCGAAGAAGTGACGGTCGAGCAGGAAGAGGACAAGCCCGAGATGCTGACCCCGCGCCCGCCGGTCGTCACGGTGCTCGGTCACGTGGACCACGGCAAGACGTCGTTGCTCGACAAGATTCGGCAGGCAAACGTCGCGGGCGGCGAGGCGGGCGGCATCACGCAAAAGATCGGCGCGTACACCGTCGAGCGGAACGATCGCAAGATCACCTTCGTGGACACGCCGGGCCACGAAGCGTTCACTGCGATGCGCGCACGCGGCGCGAAGGTCACTGACGTCGCGATCCTCGTGGTCGCCGCGGATGACGGCGTCATGCCGCAAACGAAGGAGGCGATCGCGCACGTCAAGGCCGCGAACGTTCCCATCGTCGTCGCGATCAACAAGATGGACCGGCCGGACGCGCAGCCCGATCGCGTCAAGCAGCAGCTCATGGAGCAGGGTCTTCAGCCGGTCGACTGGGCCGGCACCGTCGAGATGGTGCCCGTCTCCGCCAAGACCGGCGACGGCATCGACAGCCTCCTCGACACCGTGCTGCTGGAGGCCGATATCCGCGAGCTGCGCGCCAACAAGAACCGGCGCGCCAGCGGCGTCGTGATCGAGTCGGCGCTGCACCGCGGCCGCGGTGCGGTCGCCACGGTGCTCGTGCAAAACGGCACGCTGCGCGTCGGCGACATCGTCGTCGCCGGCGGTACCTTCGGAAAAGTGCGCGCGCTAATCGATGACAAGGGCAAACAAGTGAAGAAGGCGGGCCCCTCGATTCCCGTCGAGGTGATGGGGCTTTCCGACGTTCCCGCCGCCGGCGACACGCTCTCGGTCGTTAGCGACGAGCGCGTGGCCCGCGAAACCGCCGAGAAGCGCGCGACGCGCCGCCGCGACGTGCGCATTTCGGCGACCGGATCGCAGCGCGTCTCACTCGAGACCTTCATGGCGATGCCCGCCGAGGGCAAGAAGGTGCTGAATCTGATCATCAAGGCCGACGGCCAGGGGTCGCTGGAGGCTCTGCGCGCCCGAATGGAGTCGCTCTCGACGGATGACGTCGAAATCCGTGTGATTCACGGCGGCGTGGGCGCGATCTCGCCCAACGACGTCAACCTCGCCAGCGCCTCGAACGGCGTGCTGATCGGATTCAACATCCGGCCCGACGAGACCGCGCGCCGCCTCGCGGAGAACGAGGGCGTCGACCTCCGCTTCTATCAGGTCATCTACGAGATCGAAGACGATCTGAAGAAGGCGATGCGAGGCATGCTCTCGCCCGTCGAGCGCGAGGTCGTGCTCGGCCGCGCCGAAGTGCGCCAGGTCTTCAAGGTCAGCCGCGTCGGCACCATCGTCGGGTGCTACGTGCAGAGTGGCAAGATCACGCGCAACGCCAAGGCGCGCGTGATTCGCGACGGAACCGTCGTCTTCGACGGAGAGATCGAGAGCCTGAGACGCTTCAAGGACGACGTGCGCGAGGTCGCGGAAGGCTTCGAGTGCGGCATCCAGATCGCGAAGTTCCAGGACCTCAAAGACGGCGACGTCATCGAAGCCTACGCCCTCGAACGCATAGCAGCCGAGTTGGTGCGCGCGTGA
- a CDS encoding SIMPL domain-containing protein (The SIMPL domain is named for its presence in mouse protein SIMPL (signalling molecule that associates with mouse pelle-like kinase). Bacterial member BP26, from Brucella, was shown to assemble into a channel-like structure, while YggE from E. coli has been associated with resistance to oxidative stress.), whose translation MKRTFLCLLGAFALATAAASAAPPATAITAGGTGSVSMPPDVATVSASVETTAQNADDAISQNNATYNQVVAALEKSGVARGDIALTYYNVSYNPPPQIVPPNPTGERYGYAVSRSFSVKVRQIGSAGRVSDACMSSGATAINGVSFGLSNPATAREQATAKAVAEARANADAIARAAALRIVGIKSINLTSEPSGPVPLLRAAAMPAAPTQFDQSNVNVTVSVSVEFVAEP comes from the coding sequence ATGAAGCGTACTTTCCTTTGCCTCCTTGGCGCGTTTGCATTGGCGACCGCGGCGGCGTCTGCGGCGCCACCTGCCACGGCGATTACCGCCGGTGGAACCGGCAGCGTTTCGATGCCGCCTGACGTCGCGACAGTTAGCGCTTCCGTTGAAACGACTGCCCAAAACGCCGACGACGCGATTTCGCAAAACAACGCTACGTACAACCAGGTCGTCGCCGCGCTCGAGAAGTCCGGCGTAGCGCGCGGCGACATCGCGCTCACATACTACAACGTGAGTTATAATCCGCCGCCGCAAATCGTGCCGCCGAATCCGACGGGCGAGCGCTATGGCTACGCGGTCTCGCGCAGCTTTTCAGTAAAGGTGCGTCAAATCGGCAGCGCCGGACGGGTCAGTGACGCGTGCATGAGCTCCGGAGCCACGGCAATTAACGGGGTGAGCTTCGGTCTATCGAATCCCGCCACGGCTCGCGAGCAAGCCACCGCAAAGGCGGTGGCGGAGGCGCGTGCCAATGCCGACGCGATCGCGCGCGCCGCGGCGCTGAGAATCGTCGGGATCAAGAGCATCAACCTCACAAGCGAGCCGTCAGGCCCGGTGCCGCTCCTGAGAGCCGCCGCGATGCCGGCGGCGCCTACGCAATTCGACCAGTCCAACGTCAACGTCACCGTGTCCGTGAGCGTCGAGTTCGTAGCCGAGCCGTGA
- the ribF gene encoding riboflavin biosynthesis protein RibF codes for MKVSHELARNTVRPLVLAIGFLDGFHRGHREIARQTLRLRRPGWRSGVLTFSNHPATHLRPGTEPALISTPEERLALLASAGFEECFFVTFDDRIATLPPEAFLELVVERLGVRGVVVGSTFRFGHKRSGDVEMMREYFAQRSVGFVPVAHVGDGGERISSTRIRALIAEGDLEQADRLLGGIGYEIRGAVEVGAGRGHALGFPTANVRVPRKLLPKDGVYSAVARYDGRDYAALVSIGANPQFGGTARTVEAWLRDFQHTIYGRELALRGLRYVREQRLFAGVGELIEQMQRDCRAIGYPSYG; via the coding sequence TTGAAAGTCAGTCATGAGCTCGCGCGCAACACGGTGCGTCCTCTCGTGCTCGCGATCGGATTCCTCGACGGATTCCATCGCGGCCACCGCGAGATCGCTCGCCAGACCCTGCGCCTGCGCAGGCCCGGCTGGCGGTCGGGCGTCCTCACCTTTTCGAACCATCCCGCAACGCATCTGCGTCCCGGGACGGAGCCCGCGTTGATCTCGACACCGGAGGAGCGGCTCGCGCTGCTCGCGTCGGCCGGCTTTGAGGAATGTTTCTTCGTGACGTTCGACGACCGCATCGCGACGCTGCCGCCTGAGGCGTTCCTCGAGCTAGTCGTCGAACGGCTGGGTGTGCGTGGCGTCGTCGTCGGGTCGACTTTTCGATTCGGACACAAGCGCAGCGGCGACGTGGAGATGATGCGCGAATACTTTGCGCAGCGCAGCGTCGGCTTTGTCCCGGTTGCGCACGTCGGCGACGGCGGCGAAAGGATATCGAGTACACGGATTCGCGCGCTCATTGCGGAAGGCGATCTAGAGCAGGCCGATCGCCTCTTGGGCGGTATCGGTTATGAGATCCGCGGCGCTGTCGAGGTGGGTGCAGGCCGAGGGCACGCGCTCGGGTTTCCGACCGCCAACGTTCGCGTTCCGCGCAAGCTGCTGCCCAAGGACGGCGTGTATTCGGCTGTGGCGCGCTACGACGGTCGCGACTACGCTGCACTCGTATCGATCGGGGCGAACCCGCAGTTCGGGGGAACCGCCCGCACAGTCGAAGCGTGGCTGCGCGACTTCCAACACACGATCTATGGGCGCGAGCTCGCGCTGCGCGGGCTGCGCTACGTCCGCGAGCAGCGGCTTTTCGCCGGAGTCGGCGAACTGATCGAGCAAATGCAGCGTGACTGCCGCGCGATCGGATACCCGAGCTATGGCTAA
- a CDS encoding fructose-bisphosphate aldolase codes for MTTATATPSIVRPTFDEMNLSLGKRTRLHRLLYEHGPANGTLMMLPIDQGLEHGPVDFFDNPAAIDTDWIYRLAVEGNFSGVALHIGLAEKYQKRYAGRVPLLLKVNGKTNLPPDDEAFSPMTSSVEDAVRLGADAVGYTLYVGSPAQELDIAQCNDVRRECERYGMPLVVWAYPRGSAVKAKGGIDSLYAVDYAARVACEIGADVIKLNEPVWKPDDAAKLPKPYDTLAFDDVEGLRKVVKSAGRCLVLVSGGSKMGDDATVHKAHVAMAAGCVGLIFGRNMWQRKWDAALSMASRIHDVLADYGQQQ; via the coding sequence ATGACCACCGCCACCGCAACTCCTTCGATCGTGCGCCCCACCTTCGACGAGATGAACCTCTCGCTCGGGAAACGGACGCGACTGCACCGTTTGCTATACGAGCACGGCCCCGCCAACGGCACGCTGATGATGCTGCCCATCGATCAGGGCTTGGAGCACGGTCCCGTCGACTTCTTCGACAACCCCGCGGCAATCGACACCGATTGGATCTACCGCCTCGCAGTCGAGGGGAATTTCTCGGGTGTCGCACTGCACATAGGCCTCGCCGAGAAGTACCAGAAGCGGTACGCCGGGCGAGTTCCACTGCTGCTGAAGGTCAACGGTAAGACCAACCTCCCGCCTGACGACGAGGCGTTCAGCCCGATGACGTCGTCGGTCGAGGACGCCGTTCGGCTCGGCGCCGACGCCGTGGGCTACACGCTGTACGTCGGCAGCCCGGCGCAAGAGCTCGACATCGCGCAATGCAACGACGTGCGCCGGGAGTGCGAGCGCTACGGAATGCCGCTGGTCGTGTGGGCCTACCCGCGCGGCTCCGCCGTCAAGGCGAAGGGGGGCATCGATTCGCTCTATGCGGTCGACTACGCCGCGCGCGTTGCGTGCGAGATCGGGGCGGACGTGATCAAGCTCAACGAGCCCGTCTGGAAACCCGACGACGCCGCGAAGCTTCCGAAGCCGTACGACACGCTCGCGTTCGACGACGTCGAAGGCTTACGCAAAGTCGTCAAGTCGGCGGGCCGCTGCCTCGTTCTTGTCTCCGGCGGGAGTAAGATGGGTGACGACGCGACCGTGCACAAAGCGCACGTCGCGATGGCGGCCGGTTGCGTGGGACTGATCTTTGGTCGAAACATGTGGCAGCGCAAGTGGGACGCGGCGCTCTCGATGGCCTCGCGCATCCACGACGTGCTCGCCGACTACGGCCAGCAGCAGTAA
- a CDS encoding ferredoxin family protein yields the protein MAYIITEPCIGTKDKSCVDVCPVDCIHGKDEDEMLYIDPEVCIDCGACVSACPVEAIFADSDVPEKWQNYTEINAEYFKK from the coding sequence ATGGCCTACATCATCACCGAACCGTGCATCGGAACCAAGGACAAGTCGTGCGTCGACGTCTGTCCAGTCGACTGCATTCACGGCAAGGATGAGGACGAGATGCTCTATATCGATCCGGAAGTCTGCATCGATTGCGGCGCCTGCGTTTCGGCCTGCCCCGTAGAGGCGATCTTCGCCGATTCCGACGTTCCGGAAAAGTGGCAGAACTACACCGAAATTAACGCCGAGTATTTCAAGAAGTGA
- the truB gene encoding tRNA pseudouridine(55) synthase TruB, which produces MIGFVNLFKSAGPSSAQSVSRVRRIYALYAGDRKLAAGHLGTLDPQAAGVLPVAIGKATRLIPLLVDQRKSYVCTLVLGRSTATQDAHGDTLESAPPPKDWPERLEPLLPRFVGRLMQTPPMYSAARHQGRRLYELAREGKSVERKARAVTIYGLTMLGVEQTGSTRSGQAVARLRVACSEGTYVRTLCHDLGAALGTPAHMGALVREASGPFVLYEAHTLDEIARAPEAALIAPEHIIPFPTIVLDLRGSADFRAGRVVPLPEGATGRHVFVRDASRTLVGVGEALGTLLAPRKVFL; this is translated from the coding sequence TTGATCGGTTTCGTAAATCTGTTCAAGTCCGCCGGCCCGAGCTCGGCGCAGTCGGTATCGCGCGTGCGCCGGATCTATGCGTTGTACGCCGGCGATCGAAAGCTCGCCGCTGGACACCTGGGCACGCTCGATCCGCAGGCCGCCGGCGTGCTCCCAGTGGCGATCGGCAAGGCGACGCGCCTGATCCCCCTCCTCGTGGACCAGCGCAAGAGCTACGTCTGCACGCTCGTGCTCGGGCGCTCCACGGCGACGCAAGATGCGCACGGCGATACCCTCGAAAGCGCGCCTCCTCCAAAAGATTGGCCCGAGCGGCTAGAGCCGTTGCTGCCGAGATTCGTCGGAAGGCTCATGCAGACGCCGCCGATGTACTCGGCGGCGCGACACCAGGGGCGGCGGCTATACGAGCTCGCGCGCGAAGGCAAGAGCGTCGAGCGAAAGGCCCGCGCCGTCACGATCTACGGGCTGACGATGCTCGGAGTAGAGCAGACCGGTTCGACACGCTCAGGGCAGGCTGTGGCGCGGCTGCGCGTCGCATGCAGCGAGGGCACGTACGTGCGGACGCTGTGCCATGACCTGGGAGCCGCGCTCGGCACGCCCGCTCACATGGGCGCTCTGGTGCGGGAAGCCTCCGGCCCGTTTGTGCTCTACGAGGCGCACACGCTCGACGAGATCGCGCGCGCTCCCGAAGCCGCGCTGATCGCGCCCGAACACATCATTCCCTTTCCGACGATCGTCTTGGATTTGCGCGGGTCGGCGGATTTTCGCGCGGGGCGCGTCGTTCCGTTGCCGGAGGGCGCAACCGGAAGACACGTTTTCGTTCGCGACGCGTCGCGCACGCTCGTTGGCGTCGGCGAGGCGCTTGGGACGCTGCTCGCGCCGCGTAAGGTCTTTCTTTGA
- the rbfA gene encoding 30S ribosome-binding factor RbfA has protein sequence MKAQRIAKIDHEIQRILGTLISQELQDPRLAFVTVTHAEVSDDLRHCKVFVSVIGDRHQARQSLDALQHAGRFLRGELGRKIDLRHTPELVFVEDRSAERAIELAKTLREAAAHSAAEESE, from the coding sequence ATGAAGGCGCAGAGAATTGCGAAGATCGATCACGAGATTCAGCGCATTCTGGGGACGCTGATTTCGCAGGAGCTTCAAGATCCGCGGCTCGCATTCGTGACGGTGACGCATGCCGAGGTGAGCGACGATCTGCGCCACTGCAAGGTATTCGTGTCCGTGATCGGCGATCGCCATCAGGCGCGCCAATCGCTGGACGCGCTGCAGCACGCCGGCCGATTTCTGCGCGGCGAGCTGGGGCGCAAGATCGATCTGCGGCACACGCCGGAGCTGGTATTCGTCGAGGATCGCTCCGCCGAACGAGCTATCGAGCTCGCGAAGACGCTTCGCGAGGCGGCGGCGCACTCCGCGGCGGAAGAGAGCGAATGA
- a CDS encoding ATP-dependent Clp protease ATP-binding subunit: MTFECEGCAARPAVTTYGGRRLCNVCAQKRAATSALPFVGAALAAAGLIAGSALLAEKMQGGGATSPLDELGKRFRGGTPTLAAYSRDLTELARNGKLDPVIGRDREIDRVVSILARRSKNNPCLVGEPGVGKTAIVEGLAARIVAGNAPPSLRGKRVLALSLGPLVAGTKYRGEFEGRVKRILDEVKRSARDIVLFIDELHTLVGAGAAEGAPLDLSTMIKPELARGDLQCIGATTFDEYRKYIESDAALERRFQPVMVEEPSIDETIDILRGLRERYARHHNVVIGEDAIETAAQLSARFIADRFLPDKAIDLVDEAAASVALANKGAIDRPLVGRDDVAAVVTRWTGIPQDSLTESQANRLLDLERLLSKRVIGQDRAVAGVSDAIRRARTGLHDPRKPLGSFLFRGPSGVGKTELAKTLAEVLFGSEAALVRIDLAEFTEPHSVSRLLGAPPGYAGHDEPGQLTEPVRRRPYCVVLFDELEKAHPDVASILLQILDDGRVTDSKGRTIDFRHTLIILTTNLVDDDLAIALRSELLDRIDEVVPFEELGLPQIEAIVTIHVEALAKRLGARNVALNLSDEAKLYLARVSMGAGGGARYVQRTVSHYVSTPLSTALLRGELREGSGANVTLEGDALRVRAA; this comes from the coding sequence ATGACTTTTGAGTGTGAAGGTTGCGCCGCTCGTCCGGCTGTCACGACCTACGGCGGCCGCCGCCTCTGCAACGTCTGTGCGCAGAAACGCGCCGCGACGAGCGCGCTGCCGTTCGTCGGGGCCGCCCTGGCGGCGGCCGGCCTGATCGCCGGCAGCGCCCTGCTCGCCGAAAAAATGCAGGGCGGGGGAGCCACCTCGCCGCTGGACGAGCTCGGCAAGCGCTTCCGCGGCGGCACGCCGACGCTGGCGGCGTACTCACGCGATCTGACGGAGCTCGCGCGCAACGGCAAGCTCGATCCCGTCATCGGGAGGGATCGCGAGATCGATCGCGTCGTCTCGATTCTCGCGCGACGCAGCAAGAACAATCCGTGTCTCGTGGGCGAGCCCGGCGTCGGCAAGACGGCGATCGTCGAGGGTCTCGCCGCGCGCATCGTCGCCGGCAACGCGCCGCCGTCCTTACGCGGGAAGCGCGTCCTCGCCCTGTCGCTCGGTCCGCTGGTAGCGGGGACGAAATACCGCGGCGAGTTCGAAGGCCGCGTCAAGCGCATCCTCGACGAAGTCAAGCGCAGCGCGCGCGACATCGTCCTCTTCATCGACGAGCTGCACACGCTCGTCGGGGCCGGTGCCGCCGAGGGCGCACCGCTCGACCTGAGCACGATGATCAAGCCGGAGCTGGCGCGCGGCGATCTGCAGTGCATCGGCGCCACGACGTTCGACGAGTACCGTAAGTACATCGAATCCGACGCCGCGCTCGAGCGCCGGTTTCAGCCGGTTATGGTCGAAGAGCCGAGCATCGACGAGACGATCGACATCCTTCGCGGTCTGCGCGAGCGCTACGCGCGTCACCACAACGTCGTAATCGGAGAAGACGCGATCGAGACGGCCGCGCAGCTGTCGGCCCGCTTCATCGCCGATCGTTTCTTGCCCGACAAGGCCATCGATCTCGTCGACGAGGCCGCGGCGTCCGTCGCCCTGGCGAACAAGGGCGCCATCGATCGGCCTCTCGTCGGCCGCGACGACGTCGCGGCGGTCGTAACGCGCTGGACGGGCATACCGCAGGATTCGCTCACGGAATCGCAGGCCAACCGTCTTCTCGACCTCGAGCGGCTCCTGTCCAAACGCGTCATCGGTCAAGACCGCGCCGTCGCCGGCGTCTCAGACGCGATCCGCCGCGCGCGAACGGGCCTGCACGATCCGCGCAAACCGCTCGGAAGCTTCCTCTTCCGCGGCCCAAGCGGTGTGGGCAAGACGGAGCTCGCGAAGACGCTAGCCGAAGTGCTCTTCGGCAGCGAAGCGGCCCTCGTGCGCATCGACCTCGCGGAGTTCACCGAGCCGCACAGCGTCTCGCGGCTGCTCGGCGCGCCGCCGGGCTACGCCGGTCACGACGAGCCCGGGCAACTCACGGAACCGGTGCGGCGCCGGCCGTATTGCGTCGTTCTGTTCGACGAGCTCGAGAAGGCCCACCCGGACGTCGCGTCGATCCTACTCCAAATTCTCGACGATGGGCGCGTCACGGACTCCAAGGGACGCACGATCGACTTCCGGCACACGCTTATCATTCTCACCACGAATCTGGTGGACGACGACCTCGCCATCGCGCTGCGCTCGGAATTGCTTGACAGAATCGACGAGGTCGTGCCGTTCGAAGAGCTCGGGCTGCCGCAGATCGAGGCGATCGTTACGATTCACGTGGAAGCGCTGGCAAAGCGGCTCGGCGCGCGCAACGTCGCACTCAACCTCTCCGACGAGGCGAAGCTCTATCTGGCTCGAGTGTCGATGGGCGCGGGGGGCGGGGCTCGGTATGTGCAGCGCACCGTCTCGCACTACGTCTCCACGCCGCTCTCGACGGCACTGCTCCGCGGCGAGCTGCGCGAGGGCTCCGGCGCCAACGTGACCCTCGAGGGCGACGCGTTACGGGTTCGCGCCGCGTAG
- a CDS encoding GlsB/YeaQ/YmgE family stress response membrane protein produces the protein MGILAWIVFGLIVGLVARWIVPGEAPGGIIADVIVGILGAVIGGWLYRFFGHAGVTGFNLPSMLCALIGAIVLLWLLRAIRGRPAA, from the coding sequence TTGGGGATTCTTGCCTGGATCGTCTTTGGCCTAATCGTCGGTTTGGTCGCCCGCTGGATCGTCCCCGGGGAGGCGCCCGGCGGCATCATCGCCGACGTCATCGTCGGAATCCTGGGAGCGGTCATCGGCGGGTGGCTCTACCGGTTCTTCGGTCACGCGGGCGTCACAGGGTTCAATTTGCCAAGCATGCTCTGCGCGCTGATTGGCGCGATCGTCCTGCTGTGGTTACTCCGCGCAATCCGTGGGAGGCCTGCGGCCTGA
- a CDS encoding DHH family phosphoesterase, which yields MIESTPGIASTQEVVEELRRRGSFVMVSHVKPDGDTLGAGLALGLALKRLGKRVAYFQQDTVPRNLRFLPDAELVSRELPADLPQDSLFVFCDMSDWRRAGEYLPPVDRANMLDIDHHLGNSLFGKLNLVLEEECSTGSVVMHVLRGLGEPLDSRIATCILATIMTDTGGFMHSNTTPEALELSAELMRLGADKELITEEIFLRKRVAATKLLGRIIEEMRFEHGSRYCYSYVDDAMLEQTGADGEDTEDMVNTLLGQEGVDVAALFKAIEGEIRVSLRSGGRINVQAAAGRLGGGGHFRASGLTYHGSLPDAFAAVEAALVAEGL from the coding sequence ATGATCGAAAGCACGCCCGGAATCGCGTCGACGCAAGAGGTCGTCGAAGAGCTGCGCCGGCGCGGCTCGTTCGTCATGGTGAGCCACGTCAAGCCCGACGGCGATACGCTGGGCGCTGGGCTGGCACTCGGCCTGGCGCTCAAGCGCCTCGGCAAGCGCGTCGCGTATTTTCAGCAGGATACCGTGCCGCGCAATCTGCGTTTCCTGCCGGACGCTGAGCTGGTCTCGCGCGAGCTGCCGGCGGACCTGCCGCAGGACAGTCTGTTCGTTTTCTGCGACATGAGCGACTGGCGCCGTGCCGGCGAGTACCTGCCGCCGGTCGATCGGGCGAACATGCTCGACATCGATCATCATCTCGGCAACTCGCTCTTTGGCAAGCTCAACCTCGTTCTTGAGGAAGAGTGCTCGACCGGCAGCGTTGTAATGCACGTCCTGCGCGGGCTCGGCGAGCCGCTCGACTCGCGGATCGCGACGTGCATTCTCGCGACGATCATGACCGATACGGGCGGCTTCATGCACTCGAACACGACGCCGGAGGCGCTCGAGCTTTCGGCGGAGCTGATGCGGTTAGGCGCCGACAAGGAGCTGATCACCGAAGAGATATTCTTGCGCAAGCGCGTCGCGGCGACGAAGCTCCTTGGGCGCATCATCGAAGAGATGCGTTTCGAACACGGGAGCCGCTACTGTTATTCGTATGTGGACGATGCGATGCTCGAACAGACCGGAGCCGACGGCGAAGACACGGAAGACATGGTCAACACGCTACTGGGGCAGGAGGGCGTCGACGTTGCTGCGCTATTCAAGGCGATCGAGGGCGAGATCCGCGTGAGCCTGCGTTCGGGCGGGCGCATCAACGTTCAGGCGGCGGCCGGCCGTCTCGGCGGCGGCGGGCACTTCCGCGCCTCGGGGCTGACGTATCACGGTTCACTGCCGGACGCGTTTGCGGCCGTGGAAGCGGCGCTCGTCGCCGAAGGTTTGTAG